TTTATAGCATTTCTCTTTTCAGGGTTCTGGACAGTTATTGCCTCTATCAACTTCATTCTGCTGATGGTATCACTTCTGGTTTCTcagaattattttagaaaatcagtAAGTTTATATCTTTAGTCATTTCTAGGATTTAAGGTGGGAGGAGAAGGCATGTATAGCTAATGCAGTTTATCTTGATCCAGTCTCCTTAAGCCATTTTtggggatggatttttttttattttttgaagctcCTCcgcgtggtatgtgggatcctagttccccgaccagggatcaaatctgcgtcccctgcattggaagcgcaggagtcttaaccactggaccgccagggaagtcctgggatgGATTTTTTGGGATGGATTTTTGGGGAACGGGTATTAACTTTGAAACACCTGTTCCACTGATGGCCATTGAAACCTGATGGATTGATTGATATCAGGGTTTGAGAGAAATTGACCACTGGAGCTTATATGTTACATAGGGTTGGGAATTTCCTCTAGCCCTAGTTTGAGTACTAAACCAAAGCTCTGAAAAGTCTCAACATTTCTTTAAGGCAAGGGCAAGGATGAAGATTTTcattctcaatcttttttttcagAGTTGAGGTTAATGAGTAgtcattttgctgttttttaatatttctcagtGCAGTTTGGGCTTGTCTAACTAAGAGGGTTGTGTTGGCTTAACAttgtggtatttttctttttgatctttgtaattttttttttaagatttgtttccAGATTAGACAATCACATTTCTTCTCCCAAAAACCTTTTTGTGTATATAGTTCTTGGAAACCTCAAGGTATGAAATAAATTGTTAATCTAATAAGTGTAAATTtagttttcagaaaaaaagctgttctgacttttttttccttccccatttAGTTTTTCCTTGGTTTGGCTTGGATATTGGTGGGACCCTGGTCAAGCTGGTTTATTTTGAACCCAAAGACATCACTgctgaagaagaagaggaagaagtggAAAGTCTTAAAAGCATTCGAAAGTACCTGACCTCCAATGTGGCTTATGGGTCCACGGGTATTCGGGACGTGCACCTGGAGCTGAAGGATCTGACTCTGTGTGGACGCAAAGGCAATCTGCACTTTATACGCTTTCCCACTCATGACATGCCTGCTTTTATTCAAATGGGCAGAGATAAAAACTTCTCAAGTCTCCACACTGTCTTTTGTGCCACTGGAGGTGGAGCGTACAAATTTGAGCAGGATTTTCTCACAGTATGCATTTTTTAGCTTATATACAATTTATGGTAATCTGattgttaaaaataataccaataGCAAGTGGTGGAATCATTTCCATCTCTAATGGAACTTGAATTTTCTTGAGTCAAGTTAAGATTAAATATCAATTAGTGATAGGAGTTGCCATCTAGAGACTGTTGTATAGTTTACTTTTTGCCCAATTCAGATGAGTTGATGAGAATCAGAAGCACTAACAGCATAgcattttgttgttcttttactATGAAAAAATAGTAAAGCTGTAATAAGCACAGGAAGGAACTACCAGTGAGGAACAATATCATTGTCTTAAACAATgtgattgaaaaataatttaaaaaattaatgtcattTCATGTTATAAAATTGTTTCCAATCTTATCTACcacataatttttcttattccccTCATTTGTTTCTTGGCAATTTTACTATTTAGAAATATGAGGAACTCTGGTCCAAAGCAGTGTTTTCCAGGCCTCAGGGTTAGTCAGAGATGGTTGACAGCAGAGTCTGCTCTCCCCAAATGCCTTTTAATGTGTCCTGAGCTGCACACTTGTTAACAGGAGTCTGGATAGTAGGGGGAGTGCCAGTGGGCccttgattttgttttcattcagtgaACACTGTGTGTAAGGCCTTGAGGCTAGGTCATTTGAGGGTGGATGTGGGGGTAGATGGGAGAATTGATAGGCGAATTGGCCAAGGCTCTGACCTTCAGAGTGCAGTGtagatttaaaatatcttcagtgACCATGTTTTTAATGCCACCAATAAGAATGTTACTACAGAGATTCTGCCTTTGCctatgttgtttttcattttctccccCCGAACCTTGCGTGTCATTGTATGGTTTgtgactttgttttctttctttgtcctctATCTCCTTTCTCCCATAACTGACCATAACCATAATACAGAATTgacatgaattttaaaactgGTTTTGCATTGTTTGCTTGAATTTTCCTTGGTTGTTGGTTTTCAGTGGTTTCTTTTCTACCTGTGAGTAAACGGGAAGGTAGCAGGAGGAGAGGAGGTCCCCCTCCTTTGCGGTCACAGTGGACTCTGGATTATAACTGATAGGTAGAGGAGAAAACCTCTCGATTCTGGGACCCTGTAGAGATGCCTTTGGAACATGTTTGAATACCATTTGGGCTGTTACCAGAGGTTGTGTGCTGTGTGCTAATCCAAGGAGAGGTGCAGAGTAGATTTTAGACTTTAGGGATTGGCTTTTAGGCTGTTGGGGTTTCTCATCTGTATGCACCAGCGCTGTCCTTGAAAACTGGGGGAAAATGAAATGCCTAACAAATCCCGTTTGTGCATCGGGAGTAACTATTATCTAATAAACCAcagtgaaagtatttttaaaaatggagtttaccctgtttcttttttaatgtgaatcAGATTTCCTCACATTGTATTGAGTTTGCTTGTGGGTGCAACACATACATTATGAGTAACTTGAGTTAGTGAAGTAACTTACGTATTTGGTCATCTGACTCTGTCAATTAGGCTGGGATTCATTAGGAATAATAGCACAGCAGGGCAGTTCAGGTTAACATGAATTATGGGAAAGATAAAAGGAGGTATTGGTTTGACATACAATGGCAGAAAACTACATTTATTCCAGTAGGCTACCAGTGTAAAACGATTTTGCTTTGAAATGAAAATGCTGACACTTGAGATTCAAGTGTCAGGAAATCAGAATTGAATTCATCGTGGCAGGGAGGGCATGAGCAGATAAAATAAGGACAGTGATGAACATTTTCAAGGGCTTGGGTTTCATCAGAGGAGTAATTTAATATTCGTAATTAGGGATTACTTAAGGATTAAGATGAAGTTACCTATTAACTTCCATATCCTTTGGATCAAAGTAAATTGAGTATAATGTAATCAAATGAGAGTTGAATTAAAGGGGGAGGACTTGCAGGGCTAAACTTGGTTTTAAACAGAAATAGGTGCTTTAGGCCGTTGAGGCATCTTTGTATTTGTCACATATATTGAGTAGGTAGATAATGCTGGTAGCATTCAAATGGGGTAGAAGTTCATGGAGTAAAAAGTGAAAGTTGCTTTATATCATCTCTGCAAAGTTACCACAGTTAAAAGTTTATGTATCTTTTTAGGTTTTCTGTGTATGACTGTGTATGACACATACACGTGCATATaaatatggttttaaaataaGGCAAATTGGATcatattgtataaaatatttctcagcttgtttttttttttttttttttttgactaaaaACATGTCTTGGAGTTCTTCCCACTTCAATTCTTAATTGAATAAAGATCCTCttcattcttgggacttccctggcggtccagtggtgaagactgcacttccactgtagggggcccgggttcaatccctggtcggggaagtaacaTCCTGCATGCtttgcagcgtggccaaaaaaaaaaatgtatatatattgatatatatgtatgtttgtataaaGATCCTCTTCATTCTTAATTGCTATACAGTGTTTCATAATATGAATAATAATTTAATCATCcctttattaattatttaaatgaaattaagttgataacaatgttttaaattttgattctgCTAAACTCCCCCCATCCCTTGAGGCTGTAATCAGTTTAAATAGTGAAGTATTTTACTTTCTAATTGGATACTTTCAGTCCTTTGGCTGcagattattaataataaagtgTGGCCTACTTTGATACTGCTCTGTAGCCTTGAAGATGGTCTTTGGAAGGTAGATGTTGGATTCCTTGTGGCTCCTGCCATGTGTTTCCAGGTCCTTGCATCATTTAGACTTCTTAGAGTCTGCTTTTTGATGGGGCTGTGCCCTCAGCTGTGCTCCTGCCTCATGGTTCCCGTAAGCAGACATCTTGTTTTCTGCTTGGGTTTTGGCACATTTCTCCAGCTGCTGCGGTGGTTTGAGTGTGTTGGGTCTGTGAGCGCAGAATTCTGTCTTGTCATTCCATCCCTATATTTGTTGTCTGCAGATCTGTTTTGTAAAGCAGGCATAAATAGTACACATCCATGAGCACTTTTATGGTTTGTCTTATGTAGAGGGGAATGCCTTATTAAACGGAGTTTTTATTTCTGCTTGGCTTGTTAAAAAatctgaatacatttttatttcattacagATAGGTGATCTTCAGCTTTGCAAACTTGATGAACTAGATTGCTTAATAAAAGGAATTTTATACATTGACTCAGTTGGATTCAATGGACGGTCACAGTGCTATTACTTTGAAAACCCTGCTGATTCTGAAAAATGTCAGAAGTTACCATTTGATTTGAGAAATCCATACCCTCTGCTCCTGGTGAACATTGGCTCTGGGGTTAGCATCTTAGCAGTATATTCCAAAGATAATTATAAGCGGGTCACAGGTACCAGGTAGGTCTTTTATATAAAGGTCATTATTTATTCTTGATATCATAATGGGTTAAAACTGAGTTTTCAGGTACTGCATGTAAGAACATCTTCAAGAACCTGTTAAAATTATGTGAAAGATATGTTTCTCTGGGATTATGCAAGCAAATATTGTTTCTCTTTGGAAATTCTGATTTCATGGTCTACTTTTCTTTAATCTCTATTGCTGAAGATTTCATTACCATAGTTTCATAAAATATCTCATCAGCAGACTCATTGAGcccaaggtccctgccctcagataGTGTTATGGTGTGCATGTACCATAAAATAACCAAAGCTACTAGGTAGCATTTATAAGGAGAAGGCAAGTCAAGATCCCAGCTTTGAACTAGTTTAGATTTTACATGTATCCACACATACACATGGCCAGGGGATGTCGTGAGATCTAGAAGTTGAGGTACTGAGCAATAGAAAAATGTTTGGGGGAGGGTAGTCTGAAAAGGGAGGATTAGGTGGCAGATGAGAATGAATACCTTTTGGTTTAAGGATCAGCGATCACTTGAGGAAAAACAGGAGCTGGGGATTGGGAGAAACAGGTTTTTGAACAGGTGTCAGTTAAAGAATGAGAGGAGTAATTTTGGGAGAGAAAACACATTCATGGAGGAGTTCTAGTCGGGTAAGGGGGGCTGATGACCCAGGGTGACAAGATGCTTGGATGAGGATGACTTGGGGCTTGCActtggagagagaaagggaagaggtgCCACCATGGCCCTGGTGGGCTGATCTGCACCTGAGGCTCCTAGTACTCAGCAGGTGACCAGACTGCATTGGGGACATGGGTAAAGAGGCGGGCCCTGTGTTTTGCTGCTTTGTTTGCTTGGCTTATGTGAATATGGTATCTTCAAGGTGTCCATTAgacactttatttttatcttttcacagACTTGTTTCCTACTTAGTGGCATCTGCATGATTGGGATGGGGCAGGAGTGGGTTGATAACATGAATATGGTTTTGGATTCATAAGTATTACCTTCctattcttattttgaaaaatgttataatactatgtttgtttttaatcacagtcttggAGGAGGAACGTTTTTTGGTCTTTGCTGTCTTCTTACTGGCTGTACCACATTTGAAGAAGCTCTTGAAATGGCATCACGTGGAGATAGCACCAAAGTGGATAAACTAGTACGAGACATTTATGGAGGGGACTATGAGAGGTTTGGACTGCCAGGCTGGGCTGTGGCTTCAAGGTAAGGGAAAGGGGCGTGTGTGCTCTGAGAAATACaagatatacagtggaatattatcagccataaagaagaacaaaataatgccatttgcagcaacatggatggatggacctagagattcttagtgaagtaagtcagacagaggaggacaaataccatatgatatcactttatatatggaatctaaaaaaaggctacaagtgaacttatctacaaaaccaaaatagagttacagatgtagaaaataaacttatggttacgggggggtaaggggtgggggaggaaaaattggaagattgggattgacacatacacactactatatataaaacagatgactaataaggacctactgtatagcacagggaactctattcaatactctgtaatggcctatatgggaaaataatctaaaaaagagtggctatatttatttatataacagattcactttgctgtacacctgaaactaacacagcattgtaaatcagctataccccaattaaaaaaaaatacaggaataaaatattaagtattgGGTATATCTTTTACCCTTTAAATAGCTTTACATACTATGAAGTCACCtgtttaaagtgtgcaatttagTAGTTTCTAGTATATTTATAGAATTTTGCAACCATCTTCATAATACAATTtcggaacattttcatcattccagAAAGAAACCTTGTATCTGTTAGCTGTCACTCTTCATTCCCCCACACATAGTCCCTAGTAAACACtagtctattttctgtctctctctggcatcatacaatatgtgattttTGTGACTGGGTTCTTTCACTCAGcgtaatattttcaaggttcatccatgtagtagcatgaatcagtactttgttcctttttactgcaGAATAATATTCTTTGTATGGATATAGAATGttgtatttatccatttatcagttgattaTCTTGTGGGTTGCTTCAACTCTTTGGTTTATTATGAATAATGgggctataaacattcatgtacaagtctttgtgtggacatatgtttttaattctcttgtgtatatacctaggagtggaattgctgggtcatatggtaactcagtgtttaatcttttgaggaactgtcaaactgttgtccaaagtggctgtaccattttacagtttCACCAGCAGTATATAAGAGTttaaatttctctacatccttgccaatacttgttattgtctgtcttttgggTTTTAATTGCCTTAATAGGTGTAAGGGGATCTctcattttgatttgcacttccctgatgactgatgattttgaacatcttttaatgtacttattggctctttattttctttggagaaatgtctgttcaagtctttgctcattttttagttggattctttgtcttttcattattgtATTGTAAGAAttcttatatgttttggatacAGGTCCTTTATCaagtatataatttgcaaatattttctcccagtctgttggttgtcttttcacttccttgatgGTGGCCTTTGCAgcatagaagttttaaattttgatgaactcATTCTTAtctgtcttctctttcatcacttgtGCTTTTGATATCATgtataagaaatcattgcctaacctAAGATCATGAAGACTgacttatgtatttttttctaagcattttatagttttagctcttacatttaggtctatgatccattttgagttcatttttgtgtgtggtgtgaggtagaggttcagattcattcttttgcatgtggctatatAGGATAtatagttgtcccagcaccatttgttggatagactattattttcccattgaattCTCTCGGCccctttgttgaaaatcacttgaccataaatgtatgggtttatttttggactctcatttctattgcattgatctatatttctatgcttatgccagtaccacactgctttgattactgtagctttgtagtactaaGTTTTGAGACTGAGAAGAGTGAATCCTTCAACTtaatcttctttttcaagattgttttggctaacCTGGGTCCCTTGacattccatgtgaattttaggatcagcttgttgATAATCTGCACCAAAAGGCAACtgggattttgacagggattgtgtTGAGTCTGTTAGGTCACTTTGGAAAGTATTGCCATCCTAACACTATCAGGTCTTCTGACCCAAGAAGatagaatgtctttccatttagatCATTGCTGTTATTTACCAATGTTTTGTAGCTTTCAGTATACAAGTGTTATTCTCTTGGTAAAtatattcctaagcattttattctctttgatgctattataaatggaattgttttcttaatttcatttttggattgtttagAAATACAGTTGCTTTTTTGTGTATTGGGGCACATGGTTTTTAATAATAGAAAAGGCACTCATATACATGTTTCTTTACTAATTTTAGGTACTTTGTAAATGCTGTAGATTCCATTTTCTATGTTTGTAGCATCTGCTCAATGATAATCACTTCCTTTTCTGATTGGTTGGGTTTGTGATCAGGTCATAGTTATTTATATATCAATTCTGCTGGTCAGGTACTTTGAAATACCTGATCTTCTAGGGAAATCTGAAACTCTTAAATAGTTTACTCAGGGACTCAGATGTCAGATAAAGCAGTTTACCAGATGTGAATGTGACCATTCAGCTGAGTGGAACAGCTGTGCAGTTGGGGGCGAATTGCTAATTGAGGCATCTTCCTGAAACTTAGCCTGGTTGCAGAAGGAGCATGGTGCCTTCAATGGATCTGAATGTGCAGATACGTGGCGTCAAAGCTAGATTTCGGTCGAAACCACAGGGAAAGCCATTTGCTCATTCAGAATGCTTGaggtgtgggaattccctggcagtccagtggttaggagtccgagcttccactgcaggggccatgggtttgatccctggccagggaactaagatcccacaagccatgcagcatgaccaaaaaataaaataaaataaaacttcattaaaaaaaatatttgaggaaaaaactaaaaactaaactaaaataaaattctgtgtcctattatttaaaaaaaaaaagaatgcttgagTTCTTGAAGTTGCATTTCTATTTGAGCAGATGCTCtgttattttgtaataaaatgttTGAATATTTGAACAATGGTGCCCTGAAAGTAACTTTTGTCTTAGTAAAGTAACATTAAGTTCTGTTGAGCTGTGTTGCCTTTGGTTTagcagtgagattttttttttccatcatagCTTTGGAAACATGATGAGCAAGGAGAAGCGAGAAGCTGTGAGTAAAGAGGACCTTGCCAGAGCGACTTTGATCACCATCACCAACAACATTGGCTCAATAGCAAGAATGTGTGCCCTTAATGAAGTAAGGGGACATGGATTTTTTTAGTTGCTCTGAGGAAAATACAGAACTTAATGTGTGGGCCCCGCCTTGTATACGTCTGTTTTCTCTGAACAGTGCCTAAATGTATTCGTAAGTGGTGGAGTTTGTTTCATTGGCAAAGTTAAAACGTTTCACATGtagattaatcttttttttttttaaacacttttattatttatttatttatttatttatttatttattggctgtgttgggtcttcgtttctgtgcgagggctttctctagttgtggcaagcgggggccactctcttcatcgcggtgcgcgggtctctcactatcgcggcctctcttgttgcggagcacaggctccagtcgcgcaggctcagtagttgtggctcacgggcctagttgctccgcggcatgtgggatcctcccagaccagggctcgaacccgtgtgccctgcattggcaggcagattctcaaccactgcgccaccagggaagccctagattaatctttttttttttttttttttttagaaattcacgttcttttatttatttatttatttatttatttatgactgtgttgagtcttcgtttctgtgcgagggctttctctagttgcggcaagtggggaccactcttcatcgcggtgcgcgggcctctcaccatcgcggcctctcttgtcgcggagcacaggctccagacgcgcaggctcagcaattgtggctcacgggcccagttgctccgtggcatgtgggatcttcccagaccagggctcaaacccgtgtcccctgcattggcaggcagattctcaaccactgcgccaccagggaagccctagattaatcttaatagatttttttttccttactcaaGATAAACACTACTACTATCTAGAAGTAGAGGAAAAAGTATAGGAAGGTAGGGAAGGTAGCCAGTATTGCAGATGATGGGGACTgttgggtggtggtgatggatggCGATGCTGAATCTAGACCCCACGCCCACTGTTGAGCTCTAGAGTCCCTGGGAATGAATCCAGAGGAAGGCACTGAAGCTGGGAGAAGACTGAGTGGGCCGAGGCATGCCCACCCTGCTCCCCCTCCACTGCAGCAGAGCTGTCTTTGTGCTTTCAGCTTCTTTACAGTGCTGCCTTGTAGCATTCAGGTCAAGCAGCATTGTACAGGGCTATGAAAGAACTAAGAATGGCCTTCCCTTGGGGATCCAGTTGGTGCAGCTTTATAGCTTATCCCTATTTATacacttttgtttaaaattattcttttaaatagatAATATAAGCATGTGACTTAAAAAGGAAACCTCAACAGGTACAAAAGGATTGTctcatttttagttaaaaatactgtatcaGCATGAAgaagttaaaaattctttatttgaatattttaacacttctattttctttgttgCATGTTCCTTTAAGTCCTGTGCTTatgtattttaagatattttagtcGGTGTACATACCATTCTACgttttttacttaaatattataaattgcaTGGttgtatatttaatttctttttatgtcatAAGTCATTCACATAGAACTGGGCATTTGGTTGCTTGCCGATGGTAGCTCTGCAGTAAAGCATTTTTAAGCGTGAAGCTGTTCCTTGGATGGATTTATTCTTGATAAGAGACTTATTCAGGAGTGAGATTTCTCATCTAAAGAATATTTATGAATTGTGATAGGTATTGCCAAGATGCTTTTGCACAAgggctgcaccaatttagatCATTTTtagcaatgaatgaatggattggtTTTACCACAACTTAACTAATATTGGGGGTAGAATTTCAGttagttgtttgttttgctaactttttttttatggtgccaatttaaaatacagttttatttaagaCATTGCATTTTCCACTTACAATACAGTGCTTATAAAGTGcaatgttatttcctttccctgtgTACATATTCACTGTTCAAGTATCAAGAACGCCCAGTTGTTTACTATAGCAGCTCAGCTTTAAAACTGCCTTGGAATTTGCTACACATTTGGGTCCTTCAGTGTTTTTTGTGAAACAATGCTAAATCTATACTAGGTTGGCTTAATCAGCCTCTTCAGTGGTGGGCTCGGAGGAGGCACCACCAGATGGGGGAGCTCGGCCCCTAGGCATTCCTCCTGGTATGTATGCCTCCTGCGCTCTCTGGTACAGCTTGGTAATGATGGAGTTGCAGATTTTTTCCAGCTCCTTCTGCTGATGTTCGAATTCTTCCTTCTCCGCAGGATGTAAGATCTTGGGTCCCTCAGACATCCAAGGAAGGAAGCTGCCAACATCTGGAGTTCTTTGCTAACTTTTAATGGatctaaaattttactttttttgcttACTTAGTGAGGTTGAATTTCTTTGTCTGTGATATTTCTTGTATAATTTGCCTATTTGTGTTACTTTTCTTCTTAGAATtgggtcttaattttttttacttatctgtataaaactttttatttaattgtaGTTATTGTTTATCAAATTTAATTCAAATGCTTTTCCTAATCTGTATTCTCCTGTGACATTTTCTGGCATACTTTGAAGTAGGTTTAGAGTTGTCTGGGGATCAAATTTAAGTAGCCCTGGATCAACTGGATTAaatgtaaatacttttttttgATCAGCAGTCAACTTGCTGCTAAAAACTATGTACATGGTACTCTCTTTGGGGTAGCTTTTATGAGAGAACAGAAATTAAGATGAAAACTAATTGCCTTTTTTTTGATGTGCTCAGAACATTAACCAGGTGGTATTTGTTGGAAATTTCTTGAGAATTAATACAATCGCCATGCGGCTTTTGGCATATGCTTTGGATTATTGGTCCAAGGGACAGTTGAAAGCACTTTTTTCAGAACACGAGGTAAGCAGACTTACTTCCTGTGACACGTTACCTTCATAAAGGGCATGCAGTTCATGCTGCGCTGGAATTTGAAGCAGTACTTATTTGTTTCTGTACTTGTATAATATGGGTTAACTTTGGTCATGTTCAAAAGCTGTTTCTTACCTGATTTAATGTAAGGTAGATATTTGGTTAATTTAATTTTGAGCTTCAGCAGTTTTAAAGAAGAAAGTCTTGATGAACAGCCAGCTATATTACTGATGCCATATTCTTTTCTGAACCGTCCTTTATATTTTCCCCATTGCAATTTGCACTTACTTTGTAA
This DNA window, taken from Balaenoptera ricei isolate mBalRic1 chromosome 15, mBalRic1.hap2, whole genome shotgun sequence, encodes the following:
- the PANK2 gene encoding pantothenate kinase 2, mitochondrial isoform X1, with amino-acid sequence MFFCSGWIAAEEATRAPALGGWLGRQRFLLRMGAGRLGEPMERHCGVAATSASSVREPTPGGPDGRRREPLRRRANSASAPAVGASASAEGVRRDRPGSYSGATSASRQRVESLRKKRPLFPWFGLDIGGTLVKLVYFEPKDITAEEEEEEVESLKSIRKYLTSNVAYGSTGIRDVHLELKDLTLCGRKGNLHFIRFPTHDMPAFIQMGRDKNFSSLHTVFCATGGGAYKFEQDFLTIGDLQLCKLDELDCLIKGILYIDSVGFNGRSQCYYFENPADSEKCQKLPFDLRNPYPLLLVNIGSGVSILAVYSKDNYKRVTGTSLGGGTFFGLCCLLTGCTTFEEALEMASRGDSTKVDKLVRDIYGGDYERFGLPGWAVASSFGNMMSKEKREAVSKEDLARATLITITNNIGSIARMCALNEDVRSWVPQTSKEGSCQHLEFFANF
- the PANK2 gene encoding pantothenate kinase 2, mitochondrial isoform X2 — protein: MFFCSGWIAAEEATRAPALGGWLGRQRFLLRMGAGRLGEPMERHCGVAATSASSVREPTPGGPDGRRREPLRRRANSASAPAVGASASAEGVRRDRPGSYSGATSASRQRVESLRKKRPLFPWFGLDIGGTLVKLVYFEPKDITAEEEEEEVESLKSIRKYLTSNVAYGSTGIRDVHLELKDLTLCGRKGNLHFIRFPTHDMPAFIQMGRDKNFSSLHTVFCATGGGAYKFEQDFLTIGDLQLCKLDELDCLIKGILYIDSVGFNGRSQCYYFENPADSEKCQKLPFDLRNPYPLLLVNIGSGVSILAVYSKDNYKRVTGTSLGGGTFFGLCCLLTGCTTFEEALEMASRGDSTKVDKLVRDIYGGDYERFGLPGWAVASSFGNMMSKEKREAVSKEDLARATLITITNNIGSIARMCALNEGYFGAVGALLELLKIP
- the PANK2 gene encoding pantothenate kinase 2, mitochondrial isoform X3; this translates as MLKSFFPWFGLDIGGTLVKLVYFEPKDITAEEEEEEVESLKSIRKYLTSNVAYGSTGIRDVHLELKDLTLCGRKGNLHFIRFPTHDMPAFIQMGRDKNFSSLHTVFCATGGGAYKFEQDFLTIGDLQLCKLDELDCLIKGILYIDSVGFNGRSQCYYFENPADSEKCQKLPFDLRNPYPLLLVNIGSGVSILAVYSKDNYKRVTGTSLGGGTFFGLCCLLTGCTTFEEALEMASRGDSTKVDKLVRDIYGGDYERFGLPGWAVASSFGNMMSKEKREAVSKEDLARATLITITNNIGSIARMCALNENINQVVFVGNFLRINTIAMRLLAYALDYWSKGQLKALFSEHEGYFGAVGALLELLKIP